A DNA window from Ostrea edulis chromosome 5, xbOstEdul1.1, whole genome shotgun sequence contains the following coding sequences:
- the LOC125652810 gene encoding RNA-binding protein Pasilla-like isoform X10, with translation MYFNYIPPVYYYSTSEQLHQMMTEESNGDTVMGDNVHLKILVPSIAAGAIIGKGGETIAQVQKEAGARVKMSKANDFYPGTTERVCLIMGAVEAVKRVHCFIMEKIREKPDPNPKPEETNKNFERHRQVKILVPNSTAGMVIGKGGNYIKQIKEESGAYIQISQKSKETNLPERCITVAGTLNGGEVDNNRKAVELILQKIVEDPQSGSCPNISYADYTGPVASANPTGSPFANNAFTQNRSQEMVVNTNNYQAQGATAYSIGFNGNVLNSSLGSGMTNLNINAALGGNPNGAFTSAGLESLKMTLRSSGYSEQATEEISVAMNTLANYGILNMIALNQIPGLTMQSMPAQSATIAGMNLNSSMGATQMIAATPTTSAQTVNSNSFLNTSNNSTTAGSLFGPVGSGSSGLGSSGSGAGSSLFGSSSPSMGQERYGGSPMLNDSFGATTYASTPQGFPQMDRSPNISLNLNQNSFGLGTGMYSPTEDKQGTQKQELEVAESIVGAILGPGGKGIVELQQFTQTNIQISKKGVYVPGTRNRIVTVTGTPNNISKARYLIQQRIQQEEIKRAQQAAR, from the exons ATGTATTTCAATTATATTCCACCAGTCTACTATTACA GCACATCTGAACAGCTTCATCAGATGATGACTGAAGAGTCAAACGGCGACACCGTCATGG GTGACAATGTACATCTGAAGATCTTAGTGCCCAGTATTGCTGCAGGTGCCATCATCGGAAAAGGCGGGGAAACCATTGCCCAAGTACAGAAGGAGGCTGGTGCCCGAGTCAAAATGTCAAAAGCTAACGATTTCTACCCAG GAACTACAGAACGGGTATGCCTGATCATGGGAGCAGTAGAAGCCGTCAAAAGAGTCCACTGTTTCATCATGGAGAAAATCCGAGAAAAGCCAGACCCCAACCCCAAACCCGAGGAAACGAATAAAAACTTTGAGAGGCACCGACAG GTAAAAATCCTCGTTCCAAACAGCACTGCTGGTATGGTCATTGGCAAGGGAGGTAactacatcaaacaaatcaaagaGGAAAGTGGAGCTTACATTCAAATCTCACAGAAGTCAAAAGAAACCAATTTACCCGAGCGTTGTATCACTGTAGCTGGTACGTTGAATGGAG GGGAGGTAGACAACAACAGGAAAGCAGTAGAACTCATTTTACAGAAAATTGTAGAAGATCCCCAGAGTGGAAGTTGTCCAAACATTAGCTATGCAGACTACACCGGACCTGTGGCCAGTGCTAACCCGACTGGATCACCCTTTGCAAACAATGCATTCACACAGAATCGCAGTCAAGAAATGGTAGTGAACACTAACAATTACCAAGCACAAGGTGCCACAGCGTACAGTATAGGATTTAACGGAAATGTATTGAATAGCAGTTTAGGCAGTGGAATgacaaatttgaatataaatGCTGCTTTGGGGGGCAATCCAAATGGAGCTTTCACTTCCGCTGGATTAGAAAGTCTGAAAATGACTCTTCGAAGCAGTGGCTATTCTGAGCAGGCTACAGAGGAAATCAGTGTAGCCATGAACACTTTAGCTAATTATGGAATTTTGAATATGATAGCATTGAACCAGATCCCTGGTCTGACAATGCAGAGCATGCCAGCCCAGTCAGCCACAATAGCTGGTATGAATCTGAACTCATCCATGGGAGCCACTCAAATGATCGCTGCCACCCCCACCACTTCTGCACAGACTGTGAATAGTAACTCATTTCTGAACACAAGTAACAACTCGACTACAGCAGGCAGTCTTTTTGGGCCTGTGGGCAGTGGCTCGTCTGGACTGGGTAGTTCCGGATCCGGAGCCGGCTCCAGTTTATTTGGTAGTTCTTCTCCGAGCATGGGGCAGGAGAGGTACGGGGGCAGTCCTATGCTGAATGATTCTTTTGGTGCTACAACATACGCTAGCACTCCACAGGGATTCCCTCAGATGGATAGATCACCCAACATCAGCTTGAATTTGAATCAGAACTCATTTGGACTGGGGACTGGCATGTACAGTCCAACAGAAGACAAACAGGGAACCCAAAAGCAAGAGCTAGAGGTGGCGGAGAGTATAGTAGGAGCTATACTAGGACCCGGAGGGAAAGGAATTGTTGAGCTACAGCAGTTCACTCAAACCAACATTCAGATATCGAAAAAAGGAGTATATGTGCCTGGAACACGAAACCGCATCGTCACGGTGACTGGAACCCCCAATAATATAAGTAAAGCCAGATATCTAATCCAGCAAAGAATTCAACAGGAAGAGATCAAAAGGGCCCAGCAAGCTGCTCGCTAG
- the LOC125652810 gene encoding RNA-binding protein Pasilla-like isoform X17, which yields MYFNYIPPVYYYSDNVHLKILVPSIAAGAIIGKGGETIAQVQKEAGARVKMSKANDFYPGTTERVCLIMGAVEAVKRVHCFIMEKIREKPDPNPKPEETNKNFERHRQVKILVPNSTAGMVIGKGGNYIKQIKEESGAYIQISQKSKETNLPERCITVAGEVDNNRKAVELILQKIVEDPQSGSCPNISYADYTGPVASANPTGSPFANNAFTQNRSQEMVVNTNNYQAQGATAYSIGFNGNVLNSSLGSGMTNLNINAALGGNPNGAFTSAGLESLKMTLRSSGYSEQATEEISVAMNTLANYGILNMIALNQIPGLTMQSMPAQSATIAGMNLNSSMGATQMIAATPTTSAQTVNSNSFLNTSNNSTTAGSLFGPVGSGSSGLGSSGSGAGSSLFGSSSPSMGQERYGGSPMLNDSFGATTYASTPQGFPQMDRSPNISLNLNQNSFGLGTGMYSPTEDKQGTQKQELEVAESIVGAILGPGGKGIVELQQFTQTNIQISKKGVYVPGTRNRIVTVTGTPNNISKARYLIQQRIQQEEIKRAQQAAR from the exons ATGTATTTCAATTATATTCCACCAGTCTACTATTACA GTGACAATGTACATCTGAAGATCTTAGTGCCCAGTATTGCTGCAGGTGCCATCATCGGAAAAGGCGGGGAAACCATTGCCCAAGTACAGAAGGAGGCTGGTGCCCGAGTCAAAATGTCAAAAGCTAACGATTTCTACCCAG GAACTACAGAACGGGTATGCCTGATCATGGGAGCAGTAGAAGCCGTCAAAAGAGTCCACTGTTTCATCATGGAGAAAATCCGAGAAAAGCCAGACCCCAACCCCAAACCCGAGGAAACGAATAAAAACTTTGAGAGGCACCGACAG GTAAAAATCCTCGTTCCAAACAGCACTGCTGGTATGGTCATTGGCAAGGGAGGTAactacatcaaacaaatcaaagaGGAAAGTGGAGCTTACATTCAAATCTCACAGAAGTCAAAAGAAACCAATTTACCCGAGCGTTGTATCACTGTAGCTG GGGAGGTAGACAACAACAGGAAAGCAGTAGAACTCATTTTACAGAAAATTGTAGAAGATCCCCAGAGTGGAAGTTGTCCAAACATTAGCTATGCAGACTACACCGGACCTGTGGCCAGTGCTAACCCGACTGGATCACCCTTTGCAAACAATGCATTCACACAGAATCGCAGTCAAGAAATGGTAGTGAACACTAACAATTACCAAGCACAAGGTGCCACAGCGTACAGTATAGGATTTAACGGAAATGTATTGAATAGCAGTTTAGGCAGTGGAATgacaaatttgaatataaatGCTGCTTTGGGGGGCAATCCAAATGGAGCTTTCACTTCCGCTGGATTAGAAAGTCTGAAAATGACTCTTCGAAGCAGTGGCTATTCTGAGCAGGCTACAGAGGAAATCAGTGTAGCCATGAACACTTTAGCTAATTATGGAATTTTGAATATGATAGCATTGAACCAGATCCCTGGTCTGACAATGCAGAGCATGCCAGCCCAGTCAGCCACAATAGCTGGTATGAATCTGAACTCATCCATGGGAGCCACTCAAATGATCGCTGCCACCCCCACCACTTCTGCACAGACTGTGAATAGTAACTCATTTCTGAACACAAGTAACAACTCGACTACAGCAGGCAGTCTTTTTGGGCCTGTGGGCAGTGGCTCGTCTGGACTGGGTAGTTCCGGATCCGGAGCCGGCTCCAGTTTATTTGGTAGTTCTTCTCCGAGCATGGGGCAGGAGAGGTACGGGGGCAGTCCTATGCTGAATGATTCTTTTGGTGCTACAACATACGCTAGCACTCCACAGGGATTCCCTCAGATGGATAGATCACCCAACATCAGCTTGAATTTGAATCAGAACTCATTTGGACTGGGGACTGGCATGTACAGTCCAACAGAAGACAAACAGGGAACCCAAAAGCAAGAGCTAGAGGTGGCGGAGAGTATAGTAGGAGCTATACTAGGACCCGGAGGGAAAGGAATTGTTGAGCTACAGCAGTTCACTCAAACCAACATTCAGATATCGAAAAAAGGAGTATATGTGCCTGGAACACGAAACCGCATCGTCACGGTGACTGGAACCCCCAATAATATAAGTAAAGCCAGATATCTAATCCAGCAAAGAATTCAACAGGAAGAGATCAAAAGGGCCCAGCAAGCTGCTCGCTAG
- the LOC125652810 gene encoding RNA-binding protein Pasilla-like isoform X16, with product MYFNYIPPVYYYSDNVHLKILVPSIAAGAIIGKGGETIAQVQKEAGARVKMSKANDFYPGTTERVCLIMGAVEAVKRVHCFIMEKIREKPDPNPKPEETNKNFERHRQVKILVPNSTAGMVIGKGGNYIKQIKEESGAYIQISQKSKETNLPERCITVAGTLNGGEVDNNRKAVELILQKIVEDPQSGSCPNISYADYTGPVASANPTGSPFANNAFTQNRSQEMVVNTNNYQAQGATAYSIGFNGNVLNSSLGSGMTNLNINAALGGNPNGAFTSAGLESLKMTLRSSGYSEQATEEISVAMNTLANYGILNMIALNQIPGLTMQSMPAQSATIAGMNLNSSMGATQMIAATPTTSAQTVNSNSFLNTSNNSTTAGSLFGPVGSGSSGLGSSGSGAGSSLFGSSSPSMGQERYGGSPMLNDSFGATTYASTPQGFPQMDRSPNISLNLNQNSFGLGTGMYSPTEDKQGTQKQELEVAESIVGAILGPGGKGIVELQQFTQTNIQISKKGVYVPGTRNRIVTVTGTPNNISKARYLIQQRIQQEEIKRAQQAAR from the exons ATGTATTTCAATTATATTCCACCAGTCTACTATTACA GTGACAATGTACATCTGAAGATCTTAGTGCCCAGTATTGCTGCAGGTGCCATCATCGGAAAAGGCGGGGAAACCATTGCCCAAGTACAGAAGGAGGCTGGTGCCCGAGTCAAAATGTCAAAAGCTAACGATTTCTACCCAG GAACTACAGAACGGGTATGCCTGATCATGGGAGCAGTAGAAGCCGTCAAAAGAGTCCACTGTTTCATCATGGAGAAAATCCGAGAAAAGCCAGACCCCAACCCCAAACCCGAGGAAACGAATAAAAACTTTGAGAGGCACCGACAG GTAAAAATCCTCGTTCCAAACAGCACTGCTGGTATGGTCATTGGCAAGGGAGGTAactacatcaaacaaatcaaagaGGAAAGTGGAGCTTACATTCAAATCTCACAGAAGTCAAAAGAAACCAATTTACCCGAGCGTTGTATCACTGTAGCTGGTACGTTGAATGGAG GGGAGGTAGACAACAACAGGAAAGCAGTAGAACTCATTTTACAGAAAATTGTAGAAGATCCCCAGAGTGGAAGTTGTCCAAACATTAGCTATGCAGACTACACCGGACCTGTGGCCAGTGCTAACCCGACTGGATCACCCTTTGCAAACAATGCATTCACACAGAATCGCAGTCAAGAAATGGTAGTGAACACTAACAATTACCAAGCACAAGGTGCCACAGCGTACAGTATAGGATTTAACGGAAATGTATTGAATAGCAGTTTAGGCAGTGGAATgacaaatttgaatataaatGCTGCTTTGGGGGGCAATCCAAATGGAGCTTTCACTTCCGCTGGATTAGAAAGTCTGAAAATGACTCTTCGAAGCAGTGGCTATTCTGAGCAGGCTACAGAGGAAATCAGTGTAGCCATGAACACTTTAGCTAATTATGGAATTTTGAATATGATAGCATTGAACCAGATCCCTGGTCTGACAATGCAGAGCATGCCAGCCCAGTCAGCCACAATAGCTGGTATGAATCTGAACTCATCCATGGGAGCCACTCAAATGATCGCTGCCACCCCCACCACTTCTGCACAGACTGTGAATAGTAACTCATTTCTGAACACAAGTAACAACTCGACTACAGCAGGCAGTCTTTTTGGGCCTGTGGGCAGTGGCTCGTCTGGACTGGGTAGTTCCGGATCCGGAGCCGGCTCCAGTTTATTTGGTAGTTCTTCTCCGAGCATGGGGCAGGAGAGGTACGGGGGCAGTCCTATGCTGAATGATTCTTTTGGTGCTACAACATACGCTAGCACTCCACAGGGATTCCCTCAGATGGATAGATCACCCAACATCAGCTTGAATTTGAATCAGAACTCATTTGGACTGGGGACTGGCATGTACAGTCCAACAGAAGACAAACAGGGAACCCAAAAGCAAGAGCTAGAGGTGGCGGAGAGTATAGTAGGAGCTATACTAGGACCCGGAGGGAAAGGAATTGTTGAGCTACAGCAGTTCACTCAAACCAACATTCAGATATCGAAAAAAGGAGTATATGTGCCTGGAACACGAAACCGCATCGTCACGGTGACTGGAACCCCCAATAATATAAGTAAAGCCAGATATCTAATCCAGCAAAGAATTCAACAGGAAGAGATCAAAAGGGCCCAGCAAGCTGCTCGCTAG
- the LOC125652810 gene encoding RNA-binding protein Pasilla-like isoform X4, whose protein sequence is MRVRCLYVCVSCVWEMGLSCRPSEKEVEVDFWHSLLGTSEQLHQMMTEESNGDTVMGDNVHLKILVPSIAAGAIIGKGGETIAQVQKEAGARVKMSKANDFYPGTTERVCLIMGAVEAVKRVHCFIMEKIREKPDPNPKPEETNKNFERHRQVKILVPNSTAGMVIGKGGNYIKQIKEESGAYIQISQKSKETNLPERCITVAGEVDNNRKAVELILQKIVEDPQSGSCPNISYADYTGPVASANPTGSPFANNAFTQNRSQEMVVNTNNYQAQGATAYSIGFNGNVLNSSLGSGMTNLNINAALGGNPNGAFTSAGLESLKMTLRSSGYSEQATEEISVAMNTLANYGILNMIALNQIPGLTMQSMPAQSATIAGMNLNSSMGATQMIAATPTTSAQTVNSNSFLNTSNNSTTAGSLFGPVGSGSSGLGSSGSGAGSSLFGSSSPSMGQERYGGSPMLNDSFGATTYASTPQGFPQMDRSPNISLNLNQNSFGLGTGMYSPTEDKQGTQKQELEVAESIVGAILGPGGKGIVELQQFTQTNIQISKKGVYVPGTRNRIVTVTGTPNNISKARYLIQQRIQQEEIKRAQQAAR, encoded by the exons ATGCGAGTTCGCTGTCTGTACGTGTGTGTGAGCTGTGTGTGGGAGATGGGGCTCTCGTGCAGGCCTTCTGAGAAAGAAGTTGAAGTTGATTTTTGGCACTCTCTTCTAG GCACATCTGAACAGCTTCATCAGATGATGACTGAAGAGTCAAACGGCGACACCGTCATGG GTGACAATGTACATCTGAAGATCTTAGTGCCCAGTATTGCTGCAGGTGCCATCATCGGAAAAGGCGGGGAAACCATTGCCCAAGTACAGAAGGAGGCTGGTGCCCGAGTCAAAATGTCAAAAGCTAACGATTTCTACCCAG GAACTACAGAACGGGTATGCCTGATCATGGGAGCAGTAGAAGCCGTCAAAAGAGTCCACTGTTTCATCATGGAGAAAATCCGAGAAAAGCCAGACCCCAACCCCAAACCCGAGGAAACGAATAAAAACTTTGAGAGGCACCGACAG GTAAAAATCCTCGTTCCAAACAGCACTGCTGGTATGGTCATTGGCAAGGGAGGTAactacatcaaacaaatcaaagaGGAAAGTGGAGCTTACATTCAAATCTCACAGAAGTCAAAAGAAACCAATTTACCCGAGCGTTGTATCACTGTAGCTG GGGAGGTAGACAACAACAGGAAAGCAGTAGAACTCATTTTACAGAAAATTGTAGAAGATCCCCAGAGTGGAAGTTGTCCAAACATTAGCTATGCAGACTACACCGGACCTGTGGCCAGTGCTAACCCGACTGGATCACCCTTTGCAAACAATGCATTCACACAGAATCGCAGTCAAGAAATGGTAGTGAACACTAACAATTACCAAGCACAAGGTGCCACAGCGTACAGTATAGGATTTAACGGAAATGTATTGAATAGCAGTTTAGGCAGTGGAATgacaaatttgaatataaatGCTGCTTTGGGGGGCAATCCAAATGGAGCTTTCACTTCCGCTGGATTAGAAAGTCTGAAAATGACTCTTCGAAGCAGTGGCTATTCTGAGCAGGCTACAGAGGAAATCAGTGTAGCCATGAACACTTTAGCTAATTATGGAATTTTGAATATGATAGCATTGAACCAGATCCCTGGTCTGACAATGCAGAGCATGCCAGCCCAGTCAGCCACAATAGCTGGTATGAATCTGAACTCATCCATGGGAGCCACTCAAATGATCGCTGCCACCCCCACCACTTCTGCACAGACTGTGAATAGTAACTCATTTCTGAACACAAGTAACAACTCGACTACAGCAGGCAGTCTTTTTGGGCCTGTGGGCAGTGGCTCGTCTGGACTGGGTAGTTCCGGATCCGGAGCCGGCTCCAGTTTATTTGGTAGTTCTTCTCCGAGCATGGGGCAGGAGAGGTACGGGGGCAGTCCTATGCTGAATGATTCTTTTGGTGCTACAACATACGCTAGCACTCCACAGGGATTCCCTCAGATGGATAGATCACCCAACATCAGCTTGAATTTGAATCAGAACTCATTTGGACTGGGGACTGGCATGTACAGTCCAACAGAAGACAAACAGGGAACCCAAAAGCAAGAGCTAGAGGTGGCGGAGAGTATAGTAGGAGCTATACTAGGACCCGGAGGGAAAGGAATTGTTGAGCTACAGCAGTTCACTCAAACCAACATTCAGATATCGAAAAAAGGAGTATATGTGCCTGGAACACGAAACCGCATCGTCACGGTGACTGGAACCCCCAATAATATAAGTAAAGCCAGATATCTAATCCAGCAAAGAATTCAACAGGAAGAGATCAAAAGGGCCCAGCAAGCTGCTCGCTAG
- the LOC125652810 gene encoding RNA-binding protein Pasilla-like isoform X2 — protein MRVRCLYVCVSCVWEMGLSCRPSEKEVEVDFWHSLLGTSEQLHQMMTEESNGDTVMGDNVHLKILVPSIAAGAIIGKGGETIAQVQKEAGARVKMSKANDFYPGTTERVCLIMGAVEAVKRVHCFIMEKIREKPDPNPKPEETNKNFERHRQVKILVPNSTAGMVIGKGGNYIKQIKEESGAYIQISQKSKETNLPERCITVAGTLNGGEVDNNRKAVELILQKIVEDPQSGSCPNISYADYTGPVASANPTGSPFANNAFTQNRSQEMVVNTNNYQAQGATAYSIGFNGNVLNSSLGSGMTNLNINAALGGNPNGAFTSAGLESLKMTLRSSGYSEQATEEISVAMNTLANYGILNMIALNQIPGLTMQSMPAQSATIAGMNLNSSMGATQMIAATPTTSAQTVNSNSFLNTSNNSTTAGSLFGPVGSGSSGLGSSGSGAGSSLFGSSSPSMGQERYGGSPMLNDSFGATTYASTPQGFPQMDRSPNISLNLNQNSFGLGTGMYSPTEDKQGTQKQELEVAESIVGAILGPGGKGIVELQQFTQTNIQISKKGVYVPGTRNRIVTVTGTPNNISKARYLIQQRIQQEEIKRAQQAAR, from the exons ATGCGAGTTCGCTGTCTGTACGTGTGTGTGAGCTGTGTGTGGGAGATGGGGCTCTCGTGCAGGCCTTCTGAGAAAGAAGTTGAAGTTGATTTTTGGCACTCTCTTCTAG GCACATCTGAACAGCTTCATCAGATGATGACTGAAGAGTCAAACGGCGACACCGTCATGG GTGACAATGTACATCTGAAGATCTTAGTGCCCAGTATTGCTGCAGGTGCCATCATCGGAAAAGGCGGGGAAACCATTGCCCAAGTACAGAAGGAGGCTGGTGCCCGAGTCAAAATGTCAAAAGCTAACGATTTCTACCCAG GAACTACAGAACGGGTATGCCTGATCATGGGAGCAGTAGAAGCCGTCAAAAGAGTCCACTGTTTCATCATGGAGAAAATCCGAGAAAAGCCAGACCCCAACCCCAAACCCGAGGAAACGAATAAAAACTTTGAGAGGCACCGACAG GTAAAAATCCTCGTTCCAAACAGCACTGCTGGTATGGTCATTGGCAAGGGAGGTAactacatcaaacaaatcaaagaGGAAAGTGGAGCTTACATTCAAATCTCACAGAAGTCAAAAGAAACCAATTTACCCGAGCGTTGTATCACTGTAGCTGGTACGTTGAATGGAG GGGAGGTAGACAACAACAGGAAAGCAGTAGAACTCATTTTACAGAAAATTGTAGAAGATCCCCAGAGTGGAAGTTGTCCAAACATTAGCTATGCAGACTACACCGGACCTGTGGCCAGTGCTAACCCGACTGGATCACCCTTTGCAAACAATGCATTCACACAGAATCGCAGTCAAGAAATGGTAGTGAACACTAACAATTACCAAGCACAAGGTGCCACAGCGTACAGTATAGGATTTAACGGAAATGTATTGAATAGCAGTTTAGGCAGTGGAATgacaaatttgaatataaatGCTGCTTTGGGGGGCAATCCAAATGGAGCTTTCACTTCCGCTGGATTAGAAAGTCTGAAAATGACTCTTCGAAGCAGTGGCTATTCTGAGCAGGCTACAGAGGAAATCAGTGTAGCCATGAACACTTTAGCTAATTATGGAATTTTGAATATGATAGCATTGAACCAGATCCCTGGTCTGACAATGCAGAGCATGCCAGCCCAGTCAGCCACAATAGCTGGTATGAATCTGAACTCATCCATGGGAGCCACTCAAATGATCGCTGCCACCCCCACCACTTCTGCACAGACTGTGAATAGTAACTCATTTCTGAACACAAGTAACAACTCGACTACAGCAGGCAGTCTTTTTGGGCCTGTGGGCAGTGGCTCGTCTGGACTGGGTAGTTCCGGATCCGGAGCCGGCTCCAGTTTATTTGGTAGTTCTTCTCCGAGCATGGGGCAGGAGAGGTACGGGGGCAGTCCTATGCTGAATGATTCTTTTGGTGCTACAACATACGCTAGCACTCCACAGGGATTCCCTCAGATGGATAGATCACCCAACATCAGCTTGAATTTGAATCAGAACTCATTTGGACTGGGGACTGGCATGTACAGTCCAACAGAAGACAAACAGGGAACCCAAAAGCAAGAGCTAGAGGTGGCGGAGAGTATAGTAGGAGCTATACTAGGACCCGGAGGGAAAGGAATTGTTGAGCTACAGCAGTTCACTCAAACCAACATTCAGATATCGAAAAAAGGAGTATATGTGCCTGGAACACGAAACCGCATCGTCACGGTGACTGGAACCCCCAATAATATAAGTAAAGCCAGATATCTAATCCAGCAAAGAATTCAACAGGAAGAGATCAAAAGGGCCCAGCAAGCTGCTCGCTAG
- the LOC125652810 gene encoding RNA-binding protein Pasilla-like isoform X15 gives MEHVLGTSEQLHQMMTEESNGDTVMGDNVHLKILVPSIAAGAIIGKGGETIAQVQKEAGARVKMSKANDFYPGTTERVCLIMGAVEAVKRVHCFIMEKIREKPDPNPKPEETNKNFERHRQVKILVPNSTAGMVIGKGGNYIKQIKEESGAYIQISQKSKETNLPERCITVAGEVDNNRKAVELILQKIVEDPQSGSCPNISYADYTGPVASANPTGSPFANNAFTQNRSQEMVVNTNNYQAQGATAYSIGFNGNVLNSSLGSGMTNLNINAALGGNPNGAFTSAGLESLKMTLRSSGYSEQATEEISVAMNTLANYGILNMIALNQIPGLTMQSMPAQSATIAGMNLNSSMGATQMIAATPTTSAQTVNSNSFLNTSNNSTTAGSLFGPVGSGSSGLGSSGSGAGSSLFGSSSPSMGQERYGGSPMLNDSFGATTYASTPQGFPQMDRSPNISLNLNQNSFGLGTGMYSPTEDKQGTQKQELEVAESIVGAILGPGGKGIVELQQFTQTNIQISKKGVYVPGTRNRIVTVTGTPNNISKARYLIQQRIQQEEIKRAQQAAR, from the exons ATGGAACATGTTCTAG GCACATCTGAACAGCTTCATCAGATGATGACTGAAGAGTCAAACGGCGACACCGTCATGG GTGACAATGTACATCTGAAGATCTTAGTGCCCAGTATTGCTGCAGGTGCCATCATCGGAAAAGGCGGGGAAACCATTGCCCAAGTACAGAAGGAGGCTGGTGCCCGAGTCAAAATGTCAAAAGCTAACGATTTCTACCCAG GAACTACAGAACGGGTATGCCTGATCATGGGAGCAGTAGAAGCCGTCAAAAGAGTCCACTGTTTCATCATGGAGAAAATCCGAGAAAAGCCAGACCCCAACCCCAAACCCGAGGAAACGAATAAAAACTTTGAGAGGCACCGACAG GTAAAAATCCTCGTTCCAAACAGCACTGCTGGTATGGTCATTGGCAAGGGAGGTAactacatcaaacaaatcaaagaGGAAAGTGGAGCTTACATTCAAATCTCACAGAAGTCAAAAGAAACCAATTTACCCGAGCGTTGTATCACTGTAGCTG GGGAGGTAGACAACAACAGGAAAGCAGTAGAACTCATTTTACAGAAAATTGTAGAAGATCCCCAGAGTGGAAGTTGTCCAAACATTAGCTATGCAGACTACACCGGACCTGTGGCCAGTGCTAACCCGACTGGATCACCCTTTGCAAACAATGCATTCACACAGAATCGCAGTCAAGAAATGGTAGTGAACACTAACAATTACCAAGCACAAGGTGCCACAGCGTACAGTATAGGATTTAACGGAAATGTATTGAATAGCAGTTTAGGCAGTGGAATgacaaatttgaatataaatGCTGCTTTGGGGGGCAATCCAAATGGAGCTTTCACTTCCGCTGGATTAGAAAGTCTGAAAATGACTCTTCGAAGCAGTGGCTATTCTGAGCAGGCTACAGAGGAAATCAGTGTAGCCATGAACACTTTAGCTAATTATGGAATTTTGAATATGATAGCATTGAACCAGATCCCTGGTCTGACAATGCAGAGCATGCCAGCCCAGTCAGCCACAATAGCTGGTATGAATCTGAACTCATCCATGGGAGCCACTCAAATGATCGCTGCCACCCCCACCACTTCTGCACAGACTGTGAATAGTAACTCATTTCTGAACACAAGTAACAACTCGACTACAGCAGGCAGTCTTTTTGGGCCTGTGGGCAGTGGCTCGTCTGGACTGGGTAGTTCCGGATCCGGAGCCGGCTCCAGTTTATTTGGTAGTTCTTCTCCGAGCATGGGGCAGGAGAGGTACGGGGGCAGTCCTATGCTGAATGATTCTTTTGGTGCTACAACATACGCTAGCACTCCACAGGGATTCCCTCAGATGGATAGATCACCCAACATCAGCTTGAATTTGAATCAGAACTCATTTGGACTGGGGACTGGCATGTACAGTCCAACAGAAGACAAACAGGGAACCCAAAAGCAAGAGCTAGAGGTGGCGGAGAGTATAGTAGGAGCTATACTAGGACCCGGAGGGAAAGGAATTGTTGAGCTACAGCAGTTCACTCAAACCAACATTCAGATATCGAAAAAAGGAGTATATGTGCCTGGAACACGAAACCGCATCGTCACGGTGACTGGAACCCCCAATAATATAAGTAAAGCCAGATATCTAATCCAGCAAAGAATTCAACAGGAAGAGATCAAAAGGGCCCAGCAAGCTGCTCGCTAG